A genomic region of Chaetodon auriga isolate fChaAug3 chromosome 11, fChaAug3.hap1, whole genome shotgun sequence contains the following coding sequences:
- the rab11fip2 gene encoding rab11 family-interacting protein 2: protein MSLGEQSQKWFPTHVQATVLQATGLQPKGKNGTNDAYTIIQLGKEKYSTSVAEKTLNPVWREEASFELPGLLLEGNPEVYELCLIVMHRSLVGIDKFLGQRSINLNEIFDNKERKKTDWYSLESKPGKKKKERGRIQVSIQFMRNNMTASMFDLSMKEKPRSPFSKLKDKMKGRKHDSGFCDTSSAILPRSAMCDSEPSRQSVVPEPRPQPEAKVKRPLLAGTHKLSAAHSMSDLIGTHFRPKLDSMNSIEESGSAGGPHRRSQSEVPGYQDGEAHSDPFTDISDTLPQKYATLPRNRNPFEGEHGQLWDRAERKEKKEKVSLLERVTGKKEGRKTSNGGRSGSSGDLRSPNPFSGDSQADTNPFSSSYKTSDKKSGRSEDITFGQKKKDIYGKKNVTQESVAAYSNLSFEEVVQELIKQKEVVKKKDAHIRELEDYIDNLLVRVMEETPSILRTPYEPKKKAGKLCKK, encoded by the exons ATGTCACTGGGCGAGCAGTCTCAAAAGTGGTTTCCAACCCATGTCCAAGCCACTGTTCTTCAAGCAACCGGTTTACAGCCCAAGGGCAAAAATGGCACCAATGATGCCTACACTATCATCCAGCTGGGCAAAGAAAAGTACTCAACATCAGTGGCGGAGAAAACACTAAACCCTGTCTGGAGAGAAGAAGCCTCTTTTGAGTTACCTGGTTTACTTTTGGAAGGCAACCCAGAAGTGTATGAACTCTGCCTTATCGTGATGCATCGGTCCTTGGTTGGGATCGACAAGTTCCTGGGTCAGAGGTCCATCAACCTGAATGAAATCTTTGATAACAAGGAGCGAAAGAAAACTGA CTGGTATTCCTTGGAGTCCAAgccagggaagaagaagaaagagcggGGCCGCATCCAGGTCAGTATCCAGTTTATGAGGAACAACATGACGGCCAGCATGTTTGACCTCTCCATGAAGGAAAAGCCCCGCTCCCCCTTCTCCAAACTGAAGGACAAAATGAAGGGTCGCAAACACGACAGCGGCTTTTGTGACACATCGTCAGCCATCCTGCCTCGCTCTGCCATGTGCGACTCGGAGCCCAGCCGTCAGTCCGTCGTCCCAGAACCACGACCCCAGCCTGAAGCAAAGGTCAAGAGACCACTACTCGCTGGGACACATAAACTCTCAGCAGCCCATTCCATGTCAGATCTCATCGGGACCCACTTTCGGCCCAAACTGGACTCCATGAACTCCATAGAAGAGAGTG GCAGTGCAGGCGGCCCTCACAGGCGTTCCCAGAGCGAGGTGCCAGGCTACCAGGACGGTGAGGCACACAGTGACCCTTTCACTGATATCAGTGACACCCTGCCACAGAAGTATGCCACGCTCCCACGCAACCGCAACCCGTTTGAGGGGGAGCACGGACAGCTGTGGGACCGGGCAGAGcggaaggagaaaaaggagaaggtCAGCCTACTGGAACGTGTGACGGGAAAGAAGGAAGGCCGCAAGACCAGCAACGGGGGGCGTTCGGGCAGCTCTGGAGATTTGCGTTCCCCAAACCCCTTTAGTGGAGACTCACAAGCAGACACTAACCCATTCAGCTCGAGCTACAAAACCAG TGATAAAAAGTCAGGGAGAAGTGAAGACATCACCTTTggtcagaagaagaaggacatCTATGGcaagaaaaat GTGACACAGGAAAGCGTGGCCGCCTATAGCAACTTATCCTTCGAAGAGGTTGTGCAGGAACTCATCAAGCAGAAAGAAGTGGTGAAAAAGAAAGACGCCCACATCAGAGAGCTGGAAGACTACATCGATAACCTGCTCGTGCGCGTCATGGAGGAGACGCCGAGCATTCTTCGGACGCCCTACGAGCCAAAAAAGAAGGCGGGTAAACTTTGTAAAAAGTAG